In Gemmatimonadota bacterium, one genomic interval encodes:
- a CDS encoding TVP38/TMEM64 family protein, translated as MEGMIAEIGLWLAELGFWAYVVAPLVMTVVAVLPVPAEAPAMANGMIFGPVVGSIISWIGAMAGAWISYEIAHSWGRPLAERMVGRAGLEKVDRVAEDAGWWGLLVLRLIPLVAFTALNWGAGLCEVPRWRFLWTTALGIAPGVIIFTSTGVGLGALYRRSPTVAVGLVFAVIGAVVIWAHRRRQRLAGG; from the coding sequence GTGGAAGGGATGATTGCGGAAATCGGTCTGTGGCTCGCCGAGCTGGGATTTTGGGCGTACGTCGTCGCGCCGTTGGTCATGACGGTCGTCGCTGTCTTGCCGGTTCCGGCGGAGGCGCCGGCCATGGCGAACGGCATGATCTTCGGTCCGGTCGTCGGGAGCATCATCTCGTGGATTGGCGCCATGGCCGGGGCATGGATCAGCTACGAAATCGCCCATTCTTGGGGTCGTCCCCTCGCCGAACGCATGGTCGGCAGGGCGGGACTCGAGAAGGTCGACCGGGTAGCCGAGGACGCGGGATGGTGGGGCCTGCTCGTGCTCCGGTTGATACCGTTGGTCGCCTTCACGGCGTTGAACTGGGGCGCTGGGCTGTGCGAGGTGCCCCGCTGGCGCTTCCTGTGGACCACCGCGCTCGGAATCGCGCCGGGCGTGATCATCTTCACGTCAACGGGCGTGGGCCTCGGGGCGTTGTACCGGCGTTCGCCCACGGTGGCGGTCGGTCTCGTGTTCGCGGTGATCGGCGCCGTGGTCATCTGGGCGCACCGAAGGCGGCAGCGCTTGGCTGGAGGGTAG
- a CDS encoding DUF2442 domain-containing protein encodes MTQPSDLDPRHRVKDVRIVDERLYVDLEDGQTVSVPVEIYPRLANGTDEQRANWRLIHSGRGIHWPDLDENIDTRALLSGTRPSEAH; translated from the coding sequence ATAACGCAACCTTCGGATCTCGATCCTAGGCACCGCGTGAAAGACGTGCGCATCGTCGACGAGCGTCTCTACGTAGATCTCGAAGACGGCCAGACGGTAAGCGTTCCGGTGGAGATCTACCCTCGACTCGCGAACGGCACGGACGAGCAGCGGGCTAACTGGCGCCTCATCCACTCGGGACGGGGCATCCATTGGCCCGACCTCGACGAGAATATCGATACTCGCGCTCTTCTGTCTGGCACACGCCCTTCGGAAGCCCATTAA
- a CDS encoding DNA polymerase Y family protein, translated as MQGVPTHHGGGWALADQPTGWASDPGSGSAFLSASPRVSSGSRQALCLWLPTFELRLELIRSPALDSTSIALLAPGESIRRTIWQVSERAHEAGVRPEQLVSQAVSLCPSLTLLEPDPAHYDAAVESMLELLAEISPILEPAGRGRVFLGMDGLGRLFGSPERQAKRALHSLFRIFPAPLVAATRAGMAPGKFGAWVAAASARSGEPVIVGESDLARFLARCPVSSLPVDPLIVQRLERLGVHTLGELRRFPGPSLISQFGDEGRSALAWATGRRIDPVRPWHRPEPIRVSLDFPNPVGITETLHGALDRLIERALSRPTRRGRSVTGVRLGAQLEGGGSWFVETVLREPTAQRERIASPLRMKMAISPPPKAVDMLIVELTQFGAPSAQTDLFDRKNESGRAAAGRELARGEVPPSLRDAVKELKLRLGHSPLYRVVEVDPWSRIPERRHALLSFDP; from the coding sequence TTGCAAGGTGTTCCCACCCACCATGGCGGAGGGTGGGCTCTAGCAGACCAACCCACCGGATGGGCTTCGGACCCGGGCTCCGGCTCGGCGTTCCTGTCGGCTTCGCCTCGCGTCTCCTCGGGGAGTCGCCAAGCGCTCTGCCTTTGGCTACCCACCTTCGAGCTGCGCCTCGAGCTCATCCGCTCCCCGGCACTCGACAGTACGTCGATCGCCCTGCTCGCGCCCGGCGAAAGCATTCGGCGCACGATCTGGCAGGTCTCGGAGCGAGCTCACGAAGCCGGAGTGCGTCCCGAGCAACTCGTCTCGCAAGCGGTCTCTCTGTGCCCTTCTCTCACGCTGCTCGAACCCGATCCGGCGCACTACGACGCCGCGGTCGAATCGATGCTCGAGCTGCTCGCTGAGATCTCACCGATCCTCGAGCCCGCGGGTCGCGGACGTGTCTTCCTCGGCATGGACGGCCTGGGCCGTCTCTTCGGCTCTCCCGAGCGTCAGGCGAAGCGGGCCCTTCACTCGCTCTTCCGCATCTTCCCCGCTCCTCTCGTCGCTGCAACCCGAGCAGGCATGGCACCCGGGAAGTTCGGGGCGTGGGTCGCGGCGGCGTCTGCCCGGTCCGGCGAACCAGTGATCGTCGGAGAAAGCGATCTCGCTCGGTTCCTGGCCCGCTGTCCGGTGAGTTCACTGCCCGTGGATCCGCTCATCGTTCAACGCCTGGAGCGGCTCGGTGTGCACACACTCGGAGAGCTTCGACGCTTCCCGGGACCCTCACTCATCTCCCAGTTCGGCGACGAAGGCCGGAGTGCACTGGCATGGGCTACGGGGCGACGCATCGATCCCGTTCGGCCATGGCATCGTCCCGAGCCGATCCGTGTGTCCCTGGACTTTCCCAACCCCGTGGGCATCACCGAAACGTTGCACGGAGCGCTCGACCGGTTGATCGAACGAGCGCTCTCCCGTCCCACACGTCGGGGGCGAAGCGTGACGGGTGTGCGCTTGGGCGCGCAGCTCGAAGGGGGGGGATCGTGGTTCGTGGAGACCGTGCTCAGGGAGCCCACGGCTCAACGAGAACGAATCGCTTCACCACTGCGCATGAAGATGGCGATCTCACCTCCCCCCAAGGCCGTCGACATGCTCATCGTCGAGCTCACGCAGTTCGGTGCACCGAGCGCTCAGACCGATCTGTTCGATCGCAAGAACGAGAGCGGCCGCGCAGCCGCAGGTCGGGAATTGGCTCGAGGCGAGGTACCTCCATCGCTCCGCGATGCCGTGAAAGAGCTCAAGCTCCGGCTGGGACACTCTCCGCTCTACCGCGTGGTCGAAGTCGATCCTTGGTCACGGATCCCCGAACGGCGTCATGCACTGCTGAGCTTCGATCCATGA
- the trxA gene encoding thioredoxin yields MFFRKRKRPEAPIIHADDSDFTHCVEEQPGVTVVDFWAPWCGPCRMMEPILEEIAIEQADAGVRVVKVNVDEAPKTSSDFGIRSIPTLLFFQDGEPLFEMVGMVPKPVLERELAQLVRPGTA; encoded by the coding sequence ATGTTCTTCAGGAAGCGAAAGCGCCCCGAGGCGCCGATCATCCATGCGGACGACTCTGACTTCACGCATTGCGTCGAAGAACAGCCGGGAGTCACCGTGGTGGACTTTTGGGCTCCGTGGTGCGGTCCGTGCCGCATGATGGAGCCGATCCTGGAAGAAATCGCCATCGAGCAGGCCGACGCGGGCGTCAGGGTCGTGAAGGTCAACGTGGACGAAGCGCCCAAGACATCGAGCGACTTCGGGATCCGCTCAATTCCCACACTGCTGTTCTTTCAGGACGGCGAGCCGCTCTTCGAGATGGTGGGCATGGTGCCCAAGCCGGTTCTAGAGCGCGAGCTGGCACAGCTCGTCAGGCCGGGCACCGCGTGA
- the ggt gene encoding gamma-glutamyltransferase has product MNRNAVHSSWFGLMAGACLVVAGCGGVSTSTSSGASIEFPSAWPWSAQIEPLRAENGIVASGALQASEAGIGIMERGGNAVDAAIATHFALAVVHPTAGNIGGGGFMVVRMADGTSAALDFREKAPLASTRDMYLDEHGDVGRRSTVGHLSVGVPGTPAGMWEAHQRFGTLEWSELVQPAIELADGFATHAFLAQSLGRAQRALSAFEGSAATFLPGGEPPKVGETFRQPDLAETLRRIAEKGPNGFYRGRTAELLVAEMKRGGGIIDHEDLQQYEAVWRDPVRFDYRGYTVVSMHPPSSGGATMAEIGNILEGWKLGSMGWQSSDMIHLYAEASKRAFADRNSALADPDFRAIPLERMISQEYADMRRATIRRDRATPAEEVAPGLSMSDTTGHTTHYSIVDADGNAVAVTTTLNSGYGSKVTVSGAGFLLNNEMDNFAAKPGFPNQYGLVQGEANAIEPGKRPLSSMSPSIVLDPAGDLFFVSGTPGGPTIISTVFQTISNVIDYGMNVAQAVNAPRLHHQHLPDQIYFEVDGLSADIVSELEKLGHTVVERGGYQGDAHAIMVMPDGTLEGYSDRRRGGGVSGR; this is encoded by the coding sequence ATGAATCGAAATGCCGTACATAGCTCTTGGTTCGGCCTCATGGCCGGCGCGTGCCTCGTCGTGGCCGGCTGCGGCGGCGTATCGACGAGCACCTCGTCCGGCGCGAGCATCGAGTTCCCGTCGGCATGGCCGTGGTCGGCGCAGATCGAGCCGCTACGGGCCGAGAACGGTATCGTGGCTTCGGGAGCGCTTCAGGCGAGCGAAGCGGGAATCGGGATCATGGAGCGAGGCGGAAACGCCGTGGACGCCGCGATCGCGACCCACTTCGCGCTCGCTGTGGTGCATCCCACCGCGGGCAACATCGGCGGAGGAGGCTTCATGGTCGTGCGCATGGCCGACGGTACGAGCGCGGCGCTCGACTTCCGTGAGAAGGCGCCACTCGCCTCGACGCGCGACATGTACCTCGACGAGCACGGTGACGTAGGCCGTCGCTCGACGGTCGGACATCTCTCGGTGGGCGTGCCCGGGACTCCCGCCGGAATGTGGGAGGCCCACCAGCGCTTCGGGACGCTCGAGTGGTCCGAGCTCGTGCAGCCCGCGATCGAGCTCGCCGACGGCTTCGCGACGCACGCGTTTCTCGCTCAGTCACTGGGTAGGGCGCAGCGCGCGCTGTCCGCATTCGAGGGCTCGGCTGCCACGTTCCTACCCGGAGGGGAACCGCCCAAGGTAGGTGAGACGTTCAGACAGCCGGATCTCGCGGAGACCCTCCGGCGGATCGCGGAGAAAGGCCCTAACGGGTTCTACCGCGGGCGCACAGCGGAGCTCCTCGTCGCCGAGATGAAGCGCGGCGGGGGGATCATCGACCACGAAGACCTCCAGCAGTACGAAGCCGTCTGGAGAGATCCTGTGCGCTTCGACTACCGCGGTTACACCGTGGTTTCGATGCACCCACCGTCCTCCGGCGGAGCGACGATGGCCGAGATCGGGAACATCCTCGAGGGTTGGAAACTCGGTTCGATGGGGTGGCAGTCGAGCGACATGATCCACCTCTACGCCGAGGCATCGAAGCGCGCCTTCGCCGACCGCAACAGCGCGCTCGCCGACCCCGACTTCCGGGCAATCCCACTGGAGAGAATGATCAGCCAGGAGTATGCTGACATGCGCCGGGCGACGATCAGGCGGGATCGGGCGACACCCGCCGAAGAAGTAGCACCAGGCCTGTCGATGTCCGATACGACTGGTCATACCACGCACTACTCGATTGTGGATGCCGACGGCAACGCGGTAGCGGTGACGACGACGCTCAACTCCGGATACGGCAGCAAGGTGACCGTCTCCGGGGCGGGGTTCCTACTCAACAACGAGATGGACAACTTCGCCGCCAAGCCAGGCTTCCCGAACCAGTACGGGCTCGTTCAGGGGGAGGCGAACGCGATCGAGCCAGGCAAGCGTCCCCTGTCATCGATGTCCCCAAGCATCGTACTCGATCCCGCCGGGGATCTCTTCTTCGTCAGCGGGACACCGGGCGGGCCGACGATCATCAGCACCGTTTTCCAGACGATCTCGAACGTGATCGACTATGGCATGAACGTCGCGCAAGCCGTCAACGCCCCACGTCTCCATCACCAGCACCTGCCGGACCAGATCTACTTCGAGGTGGATGGCCTCTCAGCAGACATCGTCTCCGAGCTCGAGAAGCTCGGGCATACGGTGGTGGAGCGCGGTGGGTACCAGGGCGACGCGCACGCGATCATGGTAATGCCCGACGGCACCCTGGAGGGGTATTCGGACCGGCGGCGGGGCGGGGGCGTGTCAGGACGCTAG
- a CDS encoding NADP-dependent isocitrate dehydrogenase encodes MSQSPPIIYTWTDEAPALATHAFLPVVRAFAGATGVPVESRDISLAGRILAVFPDVLDEGQKVSDDLAELGRLVETPEANIIKLPNISASIPQMKACIAELQAKGYRLPEYPDEPASEEERGIQARYDRVKGSAVNPVLRQGNSDRRAPKAVKDFARANPPRMRAWPEDSKTHVSTMSAGDFRSNETAITLLAATTARIEHVSTDGTVTVLKESLPLEAGEVLDATFMSKRALIAFLREQVQDAKDRGVLFSLHMKATMMKVSDPIIFGHCVRVFFENVFAKHGAVLDELGVDVNNGFGDVVAKIAELPEEERSAIEADIEAAYEDGPDIAMVNSDLGITNLHVPSDIIIDASMPPMIRDSGGMWNAQGELQDCKAVIPDSSYAGIYDAVVRDCQQHGQLDPSTMGSVPNVGLMAQRAEEYGSHDKTFEVPSDGSVRVVDAGGDTLIEQAVEAGDIWRACQTKDAPIRDWVKLAVNRARATGSPALFWLDSARAHDAELIRKVETYLAEHDTDGLEIEILSPIEAMRFSLERIRRGEDTISVTGNVLRDYLTDLFPILEIGTSARMLSIVPLLNGGGLFETGAGGSAPKHVQQFELEGHLRWDSLGEYMALGASLQHLGEQFDNAGARVLGDTLDTATARYLENARAPSRRVHELDNRGSAFYLTLYWAQALAEQESDVELAERFGPVAAALAQDEEEILSELNGAQGSQQDVGGYYLPDEDRVTAAMRPSATLNAIIDGV; translated from the coding sequence ATGAGCCAGTCACCGCCGATCATCTATACCTGGACCGACGAAGCCCCCGCCTTGGCGACCCATGCGTTTCTTCCTGTCGTCCGTGCGTTCGCGGGGGCGACTGGGGTGCCGGTGGAATCCCGCGACATCTCTCTCGCGGGCCGGATCCTCGCCGTGTTTCCCGACGTGTTGGACGAGGGGCAAAAGGTCTCCGACGACCTGGCCGAGCTGGGTCGCCTGGTGGAGACGCCGGAAGCGAACATCATCAAGCTGCCGAACATCAGTGCGTCCATCCCGCAGATGAAAGCGTGCATCGCGGAGCTGCAGGCGAAGGGGTACCGACTGCCCGAGTACCCGGACGAACCGGCCAGCGAGGAGGAGCGTGGCATTCAGGCGCGGTACGACCGGGTGAAGGGCAGCGCCGTGAACCCGGTACTGCGTCAGGGCAACTCCGACCGACGTGCCCCCAAGGCAGTGAAGGACTTCGCCCGTGCCAACCCACCGCGTATGCGCGCCTGGCCGGAGGACTCCAAGACCCACGTGTCGACCATGAGCGCGGGTGACTTCCGGAGTAACGAGACGGCCATCACGCTCTTGGCTGCGACCACTGCGAGGATCGAGCATGTGTCGACCGACGGCACCGTCACGGTACTGAAGGAGTCACTCCCACTCGAGGCCGGCGAGGTCCTCGACGCCACGTTCATGAGCAAGCGCGCGCTCATCGCATTCCTTCGAGAGCAGGTCCAGGACGCCAAGGACCGCGGCGTGCTTTTTTCGCTCCACATGAAGGCGACGATGATGAAGGTCTCGGACCCCATCATCTTCGGCCACTGCGTGCGGGTGTTCTTCGAGAACGTCTTCGCGAAGCACGGAGCCGTGCTCGACGAGCTCGGCGTCGACGTGAACAACGGGTTCGGTGACGTGGTCGCCAAGATTGCGGAGTTGCCGGAGGAGGAGCGCTCGGCCATCGAGGCCGATATTGAGGCGGCCTACGAGGACGGCCCCGACATCGCGATGGTGAACTCCGACCTGGGCATCACCAACCTGCACGTGCCCAGCGACATCATCATCGACGCCTCCATGCCGCCGATGATCCGTGACTCCGGCGGCATGTGGAACGCTCAGGGCGAGCTGCAGGACTGCAAGGCAGTGATTCCCGACTCGAGCTACGCGGGCATTTACGACGCGGTGGTCCGGGACTGTCAGCAGCATGGACAGCTCGATCCGTCGACGATGGGGAGTGTGCCCAACGTCGGGCTCATGGCGCAGAGGGCCGAGGAGTACGGCTCTCACGACAAGACCTTCGAGGTACCATCCGACGGCTCGGTTCGAGTCGTGGATGCCGGCGGCGACACGCTCATCGAGCAGGCGGTGGAGGCGGGCGACATCTGGCGCGCCTGCCAGACGAAGGACGCCCCGATCCGCGACTGGGTGAAGCTCGCCGTGAACCGTGCTCGCGCCACCGGTTCGCCGGCCCTCTTCTGGCTCGACAGCGCCCGCGCACACGATGCGGAGCTGATTCGGAAAGTCGAGACGTATCTGGCGGAGCACGATACCGACGGGTTGGAGATCGAGATCCTGTCGCCCATCGAGGCCATGCGCTTCTCGCTGGAGCGCATCCGCCGGGGTGAAGACACCATCTCCGTCACCGGCAACGTGCTGAGGGACTACCTCACAGACCTCTTCCCCATCCTCGAGATCGGCACCAGCGCCCGCATGCTCTCCATCGTGCCGCTGCTCAACGGCGGCGGGCTCTTCGAGACCGGCGCGGGCGGCTCGGCGCCCAAGCACGTGCAACAGTTCGAGCTCGAGGGACACCTCAGGTGGGACTCGTTGGGTGAGTACATGGCGCTCGGCGCCTCACTGCAGCACCTGGGCGAACAATTCGACAACGCTGGCGCGCGGGTCCTAGGCGATACGCTCGATACGGCCACGGCCCGGTATCTTGAGAACGCGCGCGCGCCTTCCCGCAGGGTGCACGAGCTCGACAATCGGGGGAGCGCTTTTTACCTGACGCTCTACTGGGCGCAGGCTCTGGCAGAGCAGGAGTCCGATGTCGAGTTGGCCGAGCGATTCGGCCCGGTGGCCGCGGCTCTGGCACAGGACGAGGAAGAGATCCTCTCCGAGCTGAACGGCGCCCAGGGTTCACAGCAGGATGTCGGCGGGTATTACCTGCCCGATGAGGACCGAGTTACCGCCGCGATGCGTCCGAGTGCTACGCTCAACGCGATCATCGATGGAGTCTAG
- a CDS encoding carboxylate-amine ligase — protein MKAPSLTLGIEEEYQIVDPETGELKSFITQILKDGRITVEDIKPELHQSVVEVGSTVCQTPTEIRSEIVRLRRAVMDLAAKDGLKILAAGTHPFSSWMDQEITPLERYQGVEQDLQDLARKNLIFGMHVHVGIEDPEFLIDAMKVSRYFLPHILALSTSSPFWIGRQTGLKSYRSVLWRNFPRTGVPPTFETFADYEKIVRMLVNANAIPDASKIWWDIRPHHLYPTLEFRLCDMCTRVDEAVCIAAIFQALVAKLWRLRRDNMTFRVYPLTLIEENKWRAVRYGVDGNLLDLGQEAERPARQVIREFLDWFLTDVVDELGSREQIEYAFKILEEGTSADRQLATFAETGDLKAVVDQLVLETAEGVDP, from the coding sequence ATGAAAGCACCCTCTCTCACGCTCGGAATCGAAGAGGAGTACCAGATCGTCGACCCTGAGACCGGCGAGCTGAAATCCTTTATCACACAGATCCTCAAGGACGGACGTATTACCGTCGAGGATATCAAGCCCGAGCTGCATCAGTCCGTCGTCGAGGTCGGCAGCACGGTGTGCCAAACCCCCACGGAGATCCGCTCGGAGATCGTCCGACTCCGGCGCGCGGTCATGGACCTGGCGGCCAAGGACGGTCTCAAGATCCTCGCTGCCGGGACTCATCCCTTCTCTTCGTGGATGGATCAGGAGATCACGCCGCTCGAACGCTACCAGGGGGTGGAGCAGGACCTCCAGGATCTCGCGCGAAAGAATCTGATCTTCGGCATGCACGTGCACGTCGGGATCGAGGATCCGGAGTTCCTGATCGACGCCATGAAAGTGTCGCGGTACTTCCTGCCGCACATCCTCGCGCTCTCGACCAGCTCGCCCTTCTGGATCGGCCGCCAGACCGGGTTGAAGTCATACCGGAGCGTGCTGTGGCGCAACTTTCCACGCACGGGTGTGCCGCCGACGTTCGAGACGTTTGCGGACTACGAGAAGATCGTGCGCATGCTCGTCAACGCGAACGCGATTCCCGACGCATCGAAGATCTGGTGGGACATACGGCCCCACCATCTCTACCCGACGCTCGAGTTCCGGCTGTGCGACATGTGCACGCGGGTCGACGAGGCGGTGTGCATTGCGGCGATCTTCCAGGCGCTCGTCGCCAAGCTCTGGAGGCTGCGTCGCGACAACATGACGTTCCGCGTTTATCCGCTCACGCTCATCGAAGAGAACAAGTGGCGGGCGGTTCGCTATGGCGTCGACGGCAACCTGCTCGATCTCGGCCAAGAGGCCGAGCGGCCCGCTCGGCAGGTGATCCGGGAGTTCCTCGACTGGTTCCTCACGGATGTCGTGGACGAGCTCGGGAGTCGGGAGCAGATCGAGTACGCGTTCAAGATCCTCGAGGAGGGCACGAGCGCCGACCGGCAGCTCGCGACGTTCGCAGAGACCGGAGATCTCAAGGCGGTCGTGGACCAATTGGTGCTCGAGACGGCAGAGGGCGTCGACCCCTAG
- a CDS encoding leucyl aminopeptidase gives MQLRYVDSDPLSHATPLLAVGIVKGAVDAEGSLGQLDEVLKGALRRALGSSDMRGRSKDEVVLYGTEVGPERVLLLGIGAADEVDGEAVRRFGARAVRVAERLGINSLSLSLDGLGQVDDDTAAQAAAEGAALAAWKFRELKSGDEDDDEDVTAVDVLGGGERAADSVALGATIGAAENLARTLQSRPGNVATPSHIAAEAQRIGEDAGLEVTVFDEARIREEGMHAILAVSRGSEEEARFIIMEHKGGAEGEAPLVLVGKGLSFDAGGISLKPPGGMEDMKFDMSGGAAVIGAMQAIALLGLKVNVVGIVPSSENLPSGTALKPGDVIDTLAGKTVEVIDTDAEGRLILADALTYGARLNPAAMVDCATLTGAVVIALGNHAAAVLGNDEGVVDELIAAGSESGERCWPLPLWKEYRKQLDSETADLKNVGGRPGGSITAACFLSEFVGDAAWAHLDIAGTAYGDGKLPYQRKGGYGFPTRLLVQWVRSRAG, from the coding sequence ATGCAGCTTCGTTACGTCGACTCGGACCCGCTGTCGCATGCCACGCCGCTGTTGGCCGTCGGCATCGTCAAAGGGGCCGTCGACGCGGAAGGGTCGCTGGGGCAGTTGGACGAAGTCCTGAAGGGGGCCCTCCGTCGGGCGCTGGGCTCAAGCGACATGAGGGGACGTTCGAAGGACGAGGTCGTCCTGTACGGCACCGAGGTTGGTCCGGAGCGCGTGCTCTTGCTCGGGATCGGTGCCGCTGATGAGGTCGATGGCGAGGCGGTGCGCCGCTTCGGCGCTCGGGCGGTTCGCGTTGCCGAGCGCCTCGGAATCAACTCCCTGAGCCTGTCATTGGATGGTCTGGGGCAAGTCGATGACGACACGGCAGCTCAGGCTGCGGCCGAGGGAGCGGCGCTCGCCGCGTGGAAGTTTCGCGAGCTGAAGAGTGGCGACGAGGACGACGACGAAGACGTTACCGCCGTTGACGTGCTCGGGGGTGGTGAGCGTGCTGCGGACTCCGTGGCGCTTGGCGCTACGATCGGAGCGGCCGAGAACCTCGCACGCACGTTGCAGTCGAGGCCGGGCAACGTCGCGACGCCGTCGCACATCGCCGCCGAAGCCCAGCGGATCGGCGAGGACGCGGGCCTGGAAGTCACGGTGTTCGACGAGGCACGAATTCGGGAAGAGGGCATGCACGCGATCCTCGCGGTCTCGCGGGGGTCCGAGGAGGAAGCCCGGTTCATCATCATGGAGCACAAAGGTGGAGCCGAAGGCGAGGCTCCCCTGGTATTGGTGGGGAAGGGCCTGTCGTTCGACGCGGGTGGAATTTCGTTGAAGCCGCCCGGGGGCATGGAGGACATGAAGTTCGACATGTCCGGTGGCGCGGCAGTTATCGGTGCGATGCAGGCGATCGCGCTTCTGGGGCTGAAGGTGAACGTCGTCGGCATCGTGCCGTCGTCGGAGAATCTGCCGTCGGGCACCGCGCTGAAGCCGGGTGACGTCATCGACACGCTCGCGGGCAAGACCGTCGAAGTGATCGACACCGACGCCGAGGGGCGCCTCATCCTCGCGGATGCCCTGACGTACGGCGCTCGCCTGAATCCGGCGGCGATGGTCGACTGTGCCACGCTCACCGGTGCCGTAGTGATCGCGCTGGGCAACCATGCCGCGGCGGTCTTGGGGAACGACGAAGGCGTCGTCGACGAGCTGATCGCAGCTGGCTCGGAGTCCGGGGAGCGGTGTTGGCCGCTGCCGCTCTGGAAGGAGTACCGAAAGCAACTCGACAGTGAGACCGCCGACCTGAAGAACGTCGGCGGGCGTCCGGGCGGCTCGATCACCGCGGCGTGCTTTCTGTCCGAGTTCGTGGGTGATGCCGCGTGGGCGCACCTGGACATCGCGGGCACCGCCTACGGGGATGGCAAGCTCCCGTATCAGCGAAAAGGCGGGTACGGATTCCCGACCCGGCTACTCGTGCAATGGGTCCGGAGTCGCGCCGGGTGA